The proteins below are encoded in one region of Aerosakkonema funiforme FACHB-1375:
- a CDS encoding alpha/beta fold hydrolase — MFADFLPPCVVDVRDSQAIALLVNLQRRVIQVTFEQGTSAIATAHIRYSLTQSTSFSKTSPILLLPGFDSSLLEFRRLLPLLANQHETWALDLFGFGFTEYVPTIAVNPYNIRQHLLSILENWIDRPVILVGASLGGAVAIDFALHHPNWVKSLVLIDSVGYSGSFPAGQFLPYPLIELGTSWLYFRKKAALTAALALPIIEPRLIDALRCSLLHQEMPGWKVAIASFTQSGGYANLSDRIDRVKHPTLILWGEADDVLGTEDAKKFERAISNSQLIWIPKASHVPHFDEPQSVAAHLLTFVQQSENLC; from the coding sequence ATGTTTGCTGATTTTCTACCGCCCTGTGTTGTTGATGTTCGAGATTCTCAAGCGATCGCACTTCTTGTAAACCTCCAGCGGCGGGTGATTCAAGTTACGTTCGAGCAAGGTACAAGTGCAATCGCAACTGCCCATATTCGCTACTCTCTCACTCAGTCCACTTCTTTCTCCAAAACTTCGCCAATTTTATTGCTCCCCGGATTTGATAGTTCGCTGCTAGAATTCCGGCGTTTGCTTCCTTTATTGGCAAATCAGCATGAAACTTGGGCATTAGATCTATTTGGCTTCGGATTTACTGAATATGTTCCCACTATTGCAGTCAATCCTTACAACATCCGTCAGCATCTACTGAGCATTTTAGAAAACTGGATCGATCGACCTGTGATTCTAGTTGGCGCTTCTTTAGGAGGTGCAGTTGCGATCGATTTCGCTTTGCACCATCCCAATTGGGTGAAATCGCTGGTTTTGATTGATAGCGTTGGTTATTCCGGCAGTTTTCCCGCTGGTCAGTTTTTACCATATCCACTGATTGAATTAGGGACTTCTTGGCTGTATTTCCGCAAAAAAGCTGCCCTTACTGCGGCTTTAGCTTTGCCAATCATCGAGCCAAGGTTAATTGATGCACTTCGTTGTTCTTTGTTACATCAGGAAATGCCGGGATGGAAGGTTGCGATCGCTTCTTTTACTCAAAGTGGAGGGTATGCTAATTTGAGCGATCGCATCGATCGGGTAAAACATCCCACCCTGATTTTATGGGGAGAAGCTGATGATGTATTGGGGACAGAAGATGCAAAAAAGTTTGAACGGGCGATTTCAAACAGCCAACTGATTTGGATTCCCAAAGCAAGCCATGTACCGCATTTCGATGAACCGCAATCTGTGGCAGCACATTTGCTAACATTTGTGCAACAAAGCGAAAATCTATGCTGA
- a CDS encoding bifunctional DNA primase/polymerase: MTVNNSITRRLVEGLYLIPKCWQIVPTNGNKQPLGYQWQLNPFSKQELIRQLQSTGSVIVKNRTGVMVSIHPQGIGILTGKKLVAVDVDGSSAMNLLRKLSGNNIPPTVAFTSGKPSRCQYLFSIPAKVSATSRRIKASLSGEALEIRASGMMSVLPPSVHPQTGRYCWVRNGSPAECAIAPAPDWLIELMQKRLISDRIPKNQDRKERSHHLTSDRIAQKLAQIAPWRADDYHEWIRIGMALYSFSPVLLWLWDEWSKQSPKYQPGVCSSKWATFSPNRISLGSIYYLAALDSYNPCSA; the protein is encoded by the coding sequence ATGACTGTCAATAATTCTATAACTCGAAGATTGGTTGAAGGTCTTTACCTTATTCCTAAATGTTGGCAAATCGTCCCCACCAATGGAAATAAACAACCTTTGGGATACCAATGGCAGCTAAACCCATTTAGCAAGCAAGAATTGATTAGGCAGCTTCAATCGACTGGCAGTGTAATAGTGAAAAATCGAACTGGTGTAATGGTGAGTATTCATCCACAAGGAATTGGTATTTTGACAGGAAAAAAGTTAGTAGCTGTAGATGTGGATGGCAGTTCTGCGATGAACTTGTTGCGAAAATTATCTGGTAACAATATTCCCCCTACAGTAGCATTTACCAGTGGTAAACCCAGTCGCTGTCAGTATTTATTTTCTATCCCAGCAAAAGTTAGTGCCACATCCAGGCGGATTAAAGCTTCTCTCTCAGGTGAAGCGTTGGAAATCAGAGCATCTGGTATGATGTCGGTACTGCCGCCTTCGGTGCATCCGCAAACTGGACGTTATTGTTGGGTGCGAAATGGCAGTCCGGCTGAATGTGCGATAGCGCCTGCACCTGATTGGTTGATTGAATTGATGCAAAAAAGGCTGATATCGGATAGGATACCAAAAAATCAGGATAGGAAGGAGCGATCGCATCACCTCACAAGCGATAGAATTGCACAAAAGCTAGCTCAAATTGCCCCTTGGCGTGCTGATGACTATCACGAGTGGATTCGCATAGGCATGGCCCTTTATTCATTTTCGCCTGTACTTCTTTGGTTGTGGGATGAGTGGAGTAAGCAGTCTCCCAAGTACCAGCCTGGTGTATGTTCTAGCAAATGGGCAACTTTTTCTCCCAATCGGATTTCTTTAGGGTCAATCTATTATTTAGCGGCATTGGATTCCTATAATCCTTGTTCTGCCTAA
- the dnaN gene encoding DNA polymerase III subunit beta produces MPRKNQSTVLQKPVVEEVTTPTEIEPSTIITEDSVEVTTLPESDTQLPQYDDIKLKFEIEVDTFNSKLSTALLAVPIKPIHPSLSNVLLTALDGQITLTGFDFNLGVTICCDAQVEIPGTIALPAKLLQSIVSRMPTGKVTLEARAISRGFVVTLSCASSGQYQIRGTVKEDFPNLPELDTNRQSFRVKPLLLAAGLRTVLFAAASDETKPILSGVYLQFDADGIELAATDGYRLAIASIPNPYADDENIPLVAVTIPAARVQQIEKILSANSAETITVEFDSNKGSLSIGTTQLTIRLLEGEYPSYRQLIPSGFSTTVRIFRRQFIDVLERLVVLTDNNHVIVANVNQSEQSLLLTVETADLGRGVETMSAKIEGESIEIGLNIKYVLEALKKLDTAWVELQMNSPTSPVVISPVESLIPTTQLFMPILIKS; encoded by the coding sequence ATGCCTCGTAAAAATCAGTCTACCGTTTTGCAAAAACCCGTTGTTGAAGAAGTTACAACACCTACAGAGATAGAACCTTCAACGATAATCACAGAAGACTCAGTTGAAGTAACTACACTTCCCGAATCGGATACTCAACTACCGCAATACGATGATATCAAACTCAAATTTGAAATTGAAGTAGACACCTTCAATTCTAAACTTTCAACTGCACTATTAGCAGTTCCCATAAAACCCATCCATCCTAGTTTGAGTAACGTACTGTTAACAGCACTTGATGGACAAATAACGCTGACTGGATTTGATTTTAACCTGGGAGTTACCATCTGCTGCGATGCTCAAGTAGAAATTCCAGGTACGATTGCTTTACCAGCCAAGCTGTTACAAAGTATTGTATCGCGAATGCCAACCGGAAAAGTCACCCTAGAAGCGCGTGCAATCAGTAGGGGGTTTGTCGTTACTCTCAGTTGTGCTAGTAGCGGACAATATCAAATTCGGGGAACGGTGAAAGAGGATTTTCCGAATTTACCGGAACTAGATACGAACCGTCAAAGCTTTCGAGTTAAACCGCTATTATTAGCAGCCGGACTGCGAACGGTTTTATTTGCTGCTGCTAGTGATGAAACGAAACCAATACTCAGTGGAGTATATTTACAATTTGATGCAGATGGGATTGAATTAGCAGCTACAGATGGTTACAGGTTGGCAATTGCTTCTATTCCCAATCCTTACGCCGATGATGAAAATATTCCATTAGTAGCGGTTACTATTCCTGCTGCCAGAGTACAACAAATTGAGAAAATATTATCAGCTAATTCTGCGGAAACAATAACCGTAGAATTCGATAGTAACAAAGGCAGCTTGAGTATTGGTACTACCCAGCTAACTATTCGTTTGCTAGAAGGCGAGTATCCTTCTTATCGCCAACTGATTCCTAGCGGGTTTAGCACCACTGTTCGCATTTTCCGACGCCAGTTTATCGATGTTTTGGAACGGTTGGTAGTGTTAACAGATAACAATCATGTAATTGTGGCAAACGTTAATCAATCCGAACAATCACTGCTTCTCACGGTAGAAACGGCTGATTTGGGTAGAGGCGTGGAAACAATGTCAGCCAAAATTGAAGGAGAAAGCATCGAAATTGGTCTGAATATCAAGTATGTGCTAGAAGCTTTGAAGAAACTCGATACTGCTTGGGTGGAGTTGCAAATGAACTCACCCACAAGTCCGGTGGTTATTTCCCCTGTTGAAAGTTTGATTCCGACTACTCAGTTGTTTATGCCAATTCTAATTAAGAGTTAG
- the recD2 gene encoding SF1B family DNA helicase RecD2, whose amino-acid sequence MSGFSDNSISTSTHNEFLTGVVERLTFHSEESGYTVARLKAPNARDLITIVGNFANIQPGQTLRLSGIWKEHPNYGSQFQVTSYLETKPATLTGLEKYLGSGLIKGVGPVTAKRIVAHFGLETLDIIENQIQRLAEVSGIAKKRIAMIQTAWQAQKAIKEVMVFLQSHGVSTTYAVKIFKQYGEAAIDTVTNNPYQLATDIYGIGFITADKIARQLGMPPDSPSRYRAGIVHILGEAAEDGHCFLPLPQLIDTAIKQLTVDNHQPSEGNLDEIIKQMKTSGELLVEEFTENKHPPLCYKPAFFKSEQHLAQMVKERLANPINVDLDRVKNWIERFTQAKQIQLSQQQYDAVVMSSYSRVTILTGGPGCGKTFCTHTIVALWKAMGKKIALAAPTGRAAQRLSEMTGIEAKTIHRLLEFDPRTHNFKRGLDYLLDVDAIVIDEASMLDLFLAHSLLKAIPENAQLLLVGDVDQLPSVGPGQVLRDLIDSDQLPVVRLTQVFRQAAQSGIIKAAHSINKGNYPVLESVSLTPQSDCLWIGAPSAEYGVQAICELIKDVIPQLGYNPATDVQVLSPMTKGVVGIRNLNKVLQELINPPSADKAEVTRGGTMRVRDRVIQQVNDYDRGVFNGDLGTIVEIDNEEMEVTVQYNGRDVVYDLADLNEIALAWATTIHKSQGSEYPVVLIPLYTQHYLMLTRNLLYTGLTRAKKLAVLVGPKKAIALSVRQVQDTQRYTRLRERLTRV is encoded by the coding sequence ATGTCTGGTTTCTCCGATAATTCCATATCCACTTCTACCCACAACGAATTCCTAACAGGTGTAGTAGAAAGGTTAACCTTCCATTCCGAAGAATCGGGATACACCGTAGCGCGACTCAAAGCACCAAACGCCAGAGATTTAATTACCATTGTCGGTAACTTCGCCAATATTCAACCCGGACAAACCCTACGACTTTCTGGGATTTGGAAAGAACATCCCAACTATGGCAGTCAATTTCAAGTTACCAGCTATCTTGAAACCAAACCCGCCACTTTAACAGGATTAGAAAAATATTTAGGAAGTGGATTAATTAAAGGAGTCGGCCCAGTTACCGCCAAACGTATTGTCGCTCATTTTGGTTTAGAAACATTAGATATTATTGAAAATCAAATCCAACGCCTTGCCGAAGTATCAGGTATAGCCAAAAAGCGCATAGCCATGATTCAAACTGCTTGGCAAGCGCAAAAAGCAATCAAAGAAGTGATGGTATTTCTGCAAAGTCATGGTGTCTCCACTACGTATGCAGTAAAGATATTTAAGCAATATGGAGAAGCAGCAATCGATACTGTTACCAATAATCCCTACCAACTAGCAACAGACATTTACGGAATCGGGTTTATTACTGCCGATAAAATTGCCAGACAGTTAGGAATGCCACCAGATTCTCCCTCACGCTATCGCGCTGGAATCGTACATATTTTGGGTGAAGCAGCAGAAGATGGCCATTGCTTCCTACCGCTACCTCAATTAATCGATACAGCAATTAAACAGCTAACAGTAGATAACCATCAACCATCTGAAGGAAACCTAGATGAAATAATTAAACAAATGAAGACTTCTGGGGAACTCTTAGTAGAAGAATTTACTGAAAACAAACATCCCCCATTGTGCTATAAGCCTGCGTTCTTTAAATCAGAACAACATCTAGCACAAATGGTAAAAGAACGGTTAGCTAATCCGATTAATGTAGATTTAGACCGAGTAAAAAATTGGATTGAAAGATTTACCCAAGCCAAGCAAATCCAACTTTCCCAACAGCAATATGATGCAGTAGTAATGTCATCTTACTCCAGAGTAACAATTCTCACTGGTGGGCCAGGGTGCGGGAAAACCTTTTGTACTCACACGATAGTCGCTTTATGGAAAGCAATGGGGAAAAAGATTGCTTTAGCTGCGCCTACGGGACGCGCCGCACAGCGATTGAGTGAAATGACGGGTATCGAAGCAAAAACCATTCATCGCTTGTTGGAATTCGACCCCAGAACTCATAACTTTAAACGTGGTTTGGATTATCTTTTAGATGTTGATGCAATTGTAATTGATGAAGCATCGATGCTAGATTTATTTTTAGCACATTCCCTACTCAAAGCAATTCCTGAAAATGCTCAATTGTTATTAGTTGGTGATGTTGACCAATTACCTTCGGTTGGCCCAGGTCAAGTGTTGCGGGATTTGATTGATTCTGATCAATTGCCAGTAGTAAGATTAACTCAAGTATTTCGACAAGCAGCGCAAAGTGGGATTATTAAAGCAGCGCATAGTATTAATAAGGGTAATTATCCAGTATTAGAGTCTGTTTCTTTAACTCCTCAATCTGATTGTTTGTGGATAGGTGCGCCGTCAGCGGAATATGGGGTGCAAGCTATTTGCGAGTTGATTAAAGATGTGATTCCTCAATTGGGTTATAATCCTGCTACTGACGTGCAAGTTTTATCGCCCATGACTAAAGGCGTAGTGGGTATTCGCAACTTAAATAAGGTGTTGCAAGAATTGATTAATCCTCCTAGTGCGGATAAGGCAGAAGTAACTCGCGGTGGTACGATGCGGGTGAGGGATAGGGTGATTCAACAGGTGAATGATTACGATAGAGGAGTGTTTAACGGTGATTTGGGAACGATTGTGGAAATCGATAATGAAGAGATGGAAGTGACAGTACAATATAATGGGAGAGATGTGGTATATGACCTCGCAGATTTGAATGAAATTGCTTTAGCATGGGCGACAACTATTCACAAATCGCAAGGTAGCGAATATCCGGTGGTGTTGATACCTTTGTATACTCAACACTATCTTATGTTAACTCGGAATCTATTATATACTGGCCTGACGAGAGCGAAGAAATTAGCAGTTTTGGTGGGTCCCAAAAAAGCGATCGCCCTCTCCGTCAGACAAGTGCAAGATACCCAACGTTATACTCGATTGCGAGAGCGCTTGACAAGAGTATAA
- a CDS encoding siphovirus Gp157 family protein, whose amino-acid sequence MIARNLAIDTNDTNINRATLAQLSVTAAELWDSIENCPEGVELADTYAQLLDIQNATEAKVDAIAYLADQLKLDMEMWSDRLSKVTALYQVIIQRRRNQLDSLKSYLLRLYKLGLIPEQVVGTERRIDFQNNPPSVILLVEAEQLPSQFQSVKVTSANKEILAAHKAGEDVSSFAEIVTEKHVRFKHISRKKK is encoded by the coding sequence ATGATAGCAAGAAATCTGGCAATCGACACTAACGATACTAACATCAATCGCGCTACCTTAGCCCAATTATCAGTAACCGCTGCTGAACTATGGGACAGCATTGAAAACTGCCCTGAAGGTGTAGAATTAGCTGATACTTACGCACAATTGCTCGACATTCAAAATGCAACCGAAGCTAAAGTTGATGCGATCGCTTATCTAGCAGATCAGCTAAAATTAGACATGGAAATGTGGTCAGATAGGCTTTCAAAAGTTACAGCCCTGTACCAGGTTATCATCCAGCGGCGACGCAATCAATTAGATAGCCTTAAATCCTACTTATTGCGGTTGTATAAGTTAGGGCTAATACCAGAACAAGTTGTCGGTACGGAACGCCGCATTGATTTTCAAAACAATCCTCCTTCTGTCATTCTTTTAGTAGAAGCAGAACAATTACCATCTCAGTTTCAATCGGTGAAAGTCACCTCTGCCAATAAAGAAATTTTGGCTGCTCATAAAGCGGGAGAAGATGTCAGTTCTTTTGCTGAAATTGTGACGGAAAAGCACGTTCGATTTAAACACATATCAAGGAAGAAGAAATGA
- a CDS encoding VOC family protein, with protein sequence MFKGIQAVFYFVSDVVAAAKWYSELLAIPVTNYFESDGKIRGASIQIGDVEMFLHLADAKMQPGHTGQVAYWRVDHINHAIEQAQQHGARLYRGPLQIENNQAICQMWDIFGNLFGMQGNYS encoded by the coding sequence ATGTTTAAGGGTATTCAAGCCGTTTTTTACTTTGTGTCTGACGTAGTGGCTGCTGCAAAATGGTATAGCGAACTCCTCGCTATACCTGTTACAAACTACTTTGAGTCAGATGGTAAAATTCGAGGTGCATCGATCCAGATTGGAGATGTGGAAATGTTTTTGCATCTTGCTGATGCTAAAATGCAGCCTGGTCATACAGGACAGGTTGCTTATTGGCGTGTAGACCACATTAACCATGCGATCGAACAAGCACAGCAACATGGCGCAAGGCTGTATCGTGGGCCGCTTCAAATAGAAAATAATCAAGCAATCTGCCAAATGTGGGATATTTTTGGCAATTTATTCGGAATGCAAGGCAATTATTCCTAA
- a CDS encoding DNA polymerase III subunit delta' produces the protein MESTINLNHFSSIIGQATAVNLLQAIITTNRIPNALLFAGEEGIGKRLAANCFIQSLFSDRQDNLPIEINNHPDILWVMPTYQHQDKLLTSSEAIAQGIKRKVPPVIRIFQVREVVKFATSKPLNAPKKVVVIEDADALNHQAASALLKTLEEPANTLFILMTSSVQTLLPTIISRCQVIPFHRLSNDDLATVLTKNGYGNILANPTLITIARGSPGLAIAFHQMLQSIPLELLNQCNTLPNSLMAALSLAREIDRSLEYSQQLWLIDYLMLLWWDSLHRTDLMAKLESAKQAILKLALPRLVWEVTLTNCIQL, from the coding sequence ATGGAATCAACAATCAACCTAAACCATTTTAGCTCAATAATCGGTCAAGCAACAGCCGTCAACCTACTGCAAGCAATTATTACTACAAATCGGATTCCCAATGCACTTTTATTCGCCGGGGAAGAAGGAATAGGTAAGCGTCTTGCTGCTAACTGTTTCATTCAATCATTGTTTTCGGATAGACAGGATAACTTACCAATTGAAATAAACAATCACCCAGATATTTTATGGGTGATGCCAACCTACCAGCATCAAGATAAATTGCTGACATCATCAGAAGCTATCGCACAGGGTATCAAGCGAAAAGTACCACCCGTGATTCGGATATTCCAGGTGAGGGAAGTGGTTAAATTTGCAACTAGCAAGCCTCTAAATGCACCAAAAAAGGTAGTGGTGATAGAAGATGCGGATGCTTTGAATCATCAAGCAGCATCAGCATTGCTGAAAACGCTGGAAGAACCTGCTAATACTCTGTTCATCCTGATGACGAGTAGCGTTCAAACACTGTTACCTACGATTATTTCTAGGTGTCAGGTAATTCCTTTCCACAGGCTATCCAATGATGATTTAGCAACAGTATTAACCAAAAATGGGTATGGCAATATTTTGGCTAATCCTACTCTGATTACGATAGCACGGGGTAGTCCGGGGTTAGCGATCGCATTCCATCAAATGCTACAATCAATTCCTCTAGAACTCCTCAATCAGTGTAATACTTTACCCAACAGCCTCATGGCAGCTTTGTCATTGGCGAGAGAAATTGACCGTTCTCTAGAATACTCCCAGCAATTATGGTTGATAGATTACCTAATGCTGCTGTGGTGGGATTCGTTACATCGTACTGATTTAATGGCCAAGTTAGAAAGTGCTAAACAGGCAATTCTAAAATTAGCACTTCCCAGGCTCGTTTGGGAAGTTACACTGACTAATTGTATTCAATTATAA
- a CDS encoding DUF5895 domain-containing protein, whose protein sequence is MPAKNSKSPETTISPEAEVPSNPVNELAIDPRLQQFSAAEFSGKLTTLPICQILNEKSPNSVGLFIKEKNLALIDWRGSEASYEHTFSSGTVEKGVLFKSPRLHILAKSDRYVQLRETGEIIGSYETVEGRTKYEEINADPKKPATLRSFYVIYLVDEKNVSLHTVPLVLSLHGVAAARFGEAYNQFKVKMEIAYAKVMATGYRSLNDKFHCLAVFNPTFKPSLEPPNGDKKSWVAIPEFVASPDEQHPIDEFLALDKRTELWALAGEAAAFSNKLLKPANEESVQNMMEVAPETVEATATAVDEDDIPY, encoded by the coding sequence ATGCCAGCCAAAAACAGTAAATCTCCTGAAACTACCATAAGTCCAGAAGCTGAAGTGCCATCCAATCCAGTTAATGAACTGGCAATCGACCCTCGTTTACAGCAATTTAGCGCGGCTGAATTTAGCGGTAAGCTGACGACGCTTCCTATTTGCCAAATCCTTAATGAAAAGTCTCCAAACTCGGTAGGACTTTTTATTAAAGAGAAAAACTTGGCTTTAATTGACTGGCGAGGTAGTGAAGCTTCTTACGAGCATACTTTCTCTTCTGGTACAGTTGAAAAAGGAGTTCTCTTTAAATCTCCCCGCTTGCATATTCTAGCTAAGTCCGACCGTTACGTACAATTGCGAGAAACGGGGGAAATTATCGGTAGCTATGAAACTGTGGAAGGTCGAACTAAGTATGAAGAAATTAATGCTGACCCCAAAAAGCCTGCTACTTTACGTTCGTTTTACGTTATCTATTTAGTAGATGAAAAGAACGTTTCTCTGCATACCGTACCCCTGGTATTATCGCTGCATGGAGTAGCAGCAGCGCGATTTGGGGAAGCCTACAACCAGTTTAAGGTGAAAATGGAAATCGCTTATGCTAAAGTAATGGCAACTGGATATCGTTCGTTGAATGATAAATTTCACTGTCTGGCTGTGTTTAACCCGACGTTTAAACCTTCTTTGGAACCTCCTAATGGTGATAAAAAGTCGTGGGTAGCTATCCCAGAATTCGTTGCTAGTCCCGACGAACAACATCCAATTGATGAGTTTTTGGCATTGGATAAACGAACGGAACTTTGGGCTTTAGCTGGGGAAGCAGCAGCCTTTAGCAATAAGCTATTGAAGCCTGCTAATGAAGAATCAGTGCAGAATATGATGGAGGTTGCGCCGGAAACTGTGGAGGCGACTGCTACTGCTGTTGATGAGGATGATATTCCTTATTAG